In the Candidatus Cloacimonadota bacterium genome, AATTTATTCAAAAATACAAAAATGAAGATTGGGCTGTTCCTCCTTTCAACCTTTCCGAAAGTGTTATGAAACTTAACTGGGAAGATTGCACCCAAATTCGTCTTGGTGCCGAATTCAAACCTTGTGATAAATATGCATACAGATTAGGATATTATTACGATCCTGCTCCCGCACCGGATGAAACTCTTAACATTCTTTTCCCATCTATGACAAATAATGTTTTCACCGGTGGATTCGGTTACAAAACCGAAAAATTGAATGTAGATTTTGGAATTGAATACTTGATGGGTGAAGAAAGAGATGTAACTACGGCTACTGCCGACAATATGCCGGGTAAACACCAGATGGATATCTTGGCTTTTAGCTTGGGCTTCGGCTATAATTTCTAATAAATAGTATTTTAAAAAAAATAAAATTTACCCCAATCTGATTTCAGGTTGGGGTTTTTTTTATTGAGTAAAACCTTGCGAATGGTCGGAGACCTTCGCAATGGTTGAAAGTAAATTCACCAAAATCTCACCATTGCGGAGAATTGTAAATCGAACATCCTTGTTCGTTATGTAAACGCACCATTATGGAGAATTGTAAAGCGAACATCCTTGTTCGTTATATAAACGCACCATTACGGAGGTTGCGGATAACAAATCCCGGCGGATAACAAACCCCGTAGGAAAGAAACCATCCGTAAGGTGCTTGAGAAATAATGAAGGAATGCGAATCTGCAAGGCAAAGGATGACATTTTACTCCAAAATTATTTTAAAATTGTTCCGAGCATACTTGACATGAAAAATTGGATTTTCCATTTACGATTTTTCATATAAATTATAAAAGCAAAAAACAGTGAGGTGTTTATGAATTTCAAGGTTGCATATTTTAGTGCTGAAATCGGATTGTCGGAAAATATCCCAACTTATTGTGGGGGATTGGGAGTTCTCGCTGGGGATCATGTAAAAGCAGCCGCGGACATGGAAGTTCCACTTTGTGCGATAACATTGTTATACAAAGAGGGGTATATAAAGCAGCAGATTGATGAAGACGGAAATCAGCGAGGTATATTTCCAGACTTTGATCCCGAACCGATGTTAGAAAAATTACCAAATAAAATTTCAATAGAAATTGAAGCCAGACAGGTTTGGATTCAAATTTGGAAATTCACCCAAAAGGGAGAAACCGGATTTGAAGTGCCTGTTTATTTTTTGGATACTGATATTGAACAATACAAAAACGAAGACAGGGAAATTACTCATCGTTTATATGGAGGAGATAACGATATGAGGCTGTTGCAGGAAGCCATTCTTGGTTTTGGAGGAATG is a window encoding:
- a CDS encoding outer membrane protein transport protein, whose translation is FIQKYKNEDWAVPPFNLSESVMKLNWEDCTQIRLGAEFKPCDKYAYRLGYYYDPAPAPDETLNILFPSMTNNVFTGGFGYKTEKLNVDFGIEYLMGEERDVTTATADNMPGKHQMDILAFSLGFGYNF